The Cytobacillus sp. NJ13 sequence ATGGCAGGCAATGACCCGCTCGGCTAAAGAAGCAGGAGAAGCCTGATGAAGATACATATAACCTTGGCTCGTGGCAATGATTGGCTCTTTTCTTGCCTTTAGAAGGGTGATATCCCCAACAATTACCTGTCTGCTTACCCTTGTTTTTGCTGCAAGGTCGCCTCCTGTAATGGGCTGTCCGCTTTCTTTAAGAAGCTGAAGCAGAAAGGTCCTTCGCTCCTCTCCGAGCACCTTTTTTTGTTCCTTCATTTTTTCCTCACCCTTATAATCCGATAATGTCTCATTCTAACATAAGAAACGGCAGAAGATAAAAGATTAGAGCGGTACGAGTTCCCGGGCCATTTCTGCCAGCTTTTCCCCGAGTGACTTTGCATCCTCAACAGCAGTATTCCACCCGAAAGAAATCCGGATAAATTCCTTGCCGTTTTTTTCTGTAACCCCCAGGGCCTCCATCGTTTTAGAAACAGTTTTCATGCCTGTGCTGCATGCGCTTCCTGTAGATACGGCATATCCGAGTCTGTTGCATTCAAGCATGGTATATTGCCCTTCCACCCCTTTTAGCCGAAGTCCCAATGTTGAAGGAAGCTGGTAAGAGCCTGCAAAATCGTATAACACAAATTTCTCCTGTGAAGATTCAAGCTCCTGCAGCAGTGCTACACGCAGTGTCTGGAAATGGCTGTTATGTCTGTTTAAATTTACATAAGCTTTCTGTGCAGCCACTGTCATTCCGGCAATTCCCGGAAGGTTCACGGTGCCTGGCCTGAAACCTTTTTCATGTGATACGCCGGGTAAGAAGGAGCTCCACCGCCTGCCGGGTTTGAGGTAAACCCCTCCAACCCCTTTTGGCCCGTAAAATTTATGGGCAGAAAAGGACAGGCTATCAACAAAGCGGGCGACTTCTTTCAAATCTGATTTGCCAAAAGTATGGACACAATCACTATGCAGCAATATTTGTCTTTGCCTGCAAAGCTGGCTGATCTCAAGGACAGGCTGCAATGTGCCGATTTCAGGATTGCCATGCTGTATGGTAATTAAGACGGTATCATCCCTGATGGCTGAACTTAATTTTTTTAGGTCAATACGGCCATCTGCTCCAAAAGGGATTTCTGTAATTTCAAAGCCTTTATCAAGGCGTAATTTCTCTAAGACACTATGAATAGAGGAATGTTCAGCCATTCCCGCTATAATATGTTTTCCTGATGTTTCAGAGCCAGACAGCAAGGCTAATATAGCGAGTAAATTGCTTTCTGTACCTCCGCTGGTAAAGTAGATTCCTTCACTCTCAACTCCTAAAATTACGGCTAATTCTCTCCGGCAATTTTCAAGAAGCCCTTCTGCTGCGCTCCCGGTATCATGAAGACTGCGGGAGTTGCCAAAGTATTCAGTTGAGGCTTTTATATAGGCATCTGCCGCTTCCGGATCAAGCGGACATGATGCTGCATAATCAAAATATTTAATGTTCTCACCTGCTCTCTTTTTTTAATAAAGCATTCAAAAAGCCAGAAGTTCCTCTTAAACTATGAAAACCTCTTGTCATAATTCTAAATCTGTGTAAATATAGGTGTCAAGACACCTGTAAAAACAGGAGGTAAAAAATAATGTATGCCGACGTTTTGATTATTGGAAGCGGGGTAGCCGCTTTGCAGTTGGCAAAGAAGCTGCGCCAGGACTTGAATGTGATTGTTCTCACAAAGTCAACTGTTAAAAATGGAAACTCATATATGGCGCAGGGCGGTATTGCGGCTGCCCTGGGAATAAATGATCACCCATCCAAGCACTACATGGATACACTCGAAGCAGGAAGGTTTCATAATGATTCTGAGGCAGTGCTGGCCCTGACCAGTGAAGCACCCTCCCTGATAAAAGAGCTTATTCAAGAGGGATGCCCGTTTGATATGGATTCTGAAGGAGCAATTGCGTTAGGCATAGAAGGGGCTCATTCAGAAAACAGAATTGTACATGGAGGCGGGGACAGCACTGGAAAAACAGTCATTGATTTTATGCTGTCAAAGAAAAATCAAAACGTTCGAATCAAGGAAAATGTTCTCGTGCTTGAATTGCTGATAAATGACACGGACGGCAGTTGTATAGGGGTAAAAGGAAAAGATGCCAATGGTGTAATTCATCGATTTTTTTCATCTCATGTTGTGCTTGCAACAGGGGGCTGCGGCCAGCTATATGAATATACATCCAATGCCGATACCGTAACAGGAGATGGAATTGCCTTAGCGTACAGAGCAGGTGCGGAAATAGCTGATATGGAGTTCATCCAATTTCATCCCACGCTTCTCTATAAAGACGGTAAAGCATTGGGGCTAATCTCTGAAGCTGTCAGGGGAGAGGGCGGCCGGCTCATTACAGAAGACGGGAAACCAGTAATGGCAGGACTTCATCCACAGGGAGATTTAGCGCCAAGACATGTTGTATCACAGGCAATTTTTCATTCTCTTGAGGAAGGAAAAGCCGTGTTCCTGGATATCTCCACAATCGAAAACTTTAAATCCAGGTTTCCGACGATAACAAAAATCTGTGAACAAAACGGAGTAGATTTAAGCATTGGGAAAATTCCAGTTTCACCCGGAAGCCACTTTTTAATGGGAGGAATTAAAACTGACTTAATGGGCCGCACCAGCATTCCTGGCCTGTATGCGATAGGTGAAGCTGCATGCACAGGCATACATGGCGCTAACCGGCTTGCAAGCAATTCCCTTCTGGAAGGTTTATATTTGGGCAAAAGACTTGCGGAATGGCTTAATGAACAGCCGCCAAGTGGACCTGCTAAAGGACTGACATTTCCCGAGACAGAATTCAGATGTCTATTCAAAGAAAGGTTGCCTTCAATTGAAGAAATAAAAATGAGAATGATGAAAAATGCAGGGATTATCAAAACAAAAGAAGGGCTTTTAGATCAGCTTGCCTGGCTTAAAGGCTGCAAAATTGAAGAATGGATGAAAGCAGAACTTGATGATCTTTCAATAGAGGAAGTAACACGGGCTTTCATGCTTATTTCAGCTTATCTGATAACAGATTCTGCATTAAGGAGGACAGAGAGCCGGGGTGGTCATTGCCGGCAGGATTATCCTTTCGAAAGTCATGAATGGCTTGGAAAAAGAATTATTCAATCCCGAAAATCTGAAAAGGATGGTAAAAATGAACAAATTAAAGCTGCGATTGCAACTTGAACAGTTTTTTCTCGAGGATATCGGTGACCGCGACCTGACAAGCGGACTTATTTTTGGAGAGGATCAGACTGGAAAGGTCGTTTTCCTGGCAAAGGACAATGGCATTTTTTGCGGAGAAGAAATAATCAGGTCAGGGTATAAAGTGCTGAATCCAGAGGCTGAAGTCAATATAAAAGTAAAGGATGGAGAATGGATTGAGAAAGGTCAAGTCCTTGCTGAAGCCACAGGGCCTGTATCCGATTTATTAAAAGGAGAAAGAGTGATCTTAAATCTGCTTCAAAGAATGAGCGGAATTGCAACAAAAACAAGTGAGGCTGTCCGGGTCTTAAATAGTTCTCATACGAAAATCTGTGATACAAGAAAAACTACACCTGGCCTTAGAATGCTAGAAAAATATGCAGTCAGGTGCGGAGGGGGATTTAATCATCGATATGGCCTCTATGATGCAGTCATGATTAAAGATAACCATATTTCTTTTGCAGGCTCAATTTCGAAAGCTGTGGAAGAAGTGCAGTCAAAAATTGGGCATATGGTAAAAGTTGAAGTTGAAACGGAAACAAAAGAACAGGTCTTTGAAGCAGTTGAAGCAGGTGCAGATGTAATCATGTTTGACAACAGAAGCCCTGAAGAGATTAAAGAGTGGATCAGCATTGTGCCGAATGGGATTCTGACAGAAGCTTCCGGAGGAATTACATTGGATAACCTGTCAGCTTACAGCGATACAGGGGTTGATTTTATTTCACTGGGTTTTCTTACACATTCTGTGAAATCGCTTGATATAAGTGTGAAGGTTACTGTTGAATAAGAAAAGCGGAAGCGCCTTGCCCACGAAGGAACGCAGACTAAGAACGCCACGTCCTGTGGCAACGTCTGCATGACCCCCATCCTGGGGGCCTCATCTCGAGGGGGTAGGCGCTCCTCCTAAAAGCTAGCGCTTTTAGTCGTGCGATGATAAAGCTGTCGAAGCATTCCTTGTGGAGCTAGACAGTTATAGACGTTCAAAGATATAAAGTTCTAAAAAAATATATGCATTATTGGCAAAGGGGTATGGAGGAAATGAATATTTTTCAGACAGCAGAAAAACAAACAACTATTCTTCCGGAAAAATATCGAATGATGACTGTAAAGGAACTGGAGGATCGAGCAAGAGAGATAAAAGATAAGCTTGGGAACAAGCTGTTCATTCCGGGTCATCATTATCAGAAGGATGAGGTCATCCAGTTTGCGGACGCTACTGGTGATTCACTAAAGCTTGCCCAGCTTTCACAGGAAAATTCAGAGGCAGAATATATTGTGTTTTGCGGAGTTCACTTTATGGCTGAAACGGCTGATATCTTAACAGATTCCCATCAAAAAGTGGTATTGCCTGATATGCGCGCAGGCTGCTCCATGGCCGATATGGCTGATATCAGCCAAACAGAAAGAGCCTGGACGAAGCTGCAGAATGTGTTTGGCAATACAATGCTTCCTTTAACATACGTAAACTCTACTGCGGCCATCAAGGCTTTTGTAGGCCGTCATGGGGGAGCAACAGTTACTTCTTCGAATGCTGAAAAAATGGTAAGCTGGGCGTTTGAGCAGAAGCCGAGAATTGTATTTCTGCCTGACCAGCATCTTGGAAGAAATACGGCTTATAACCTCGGAATTGGGCTTGAGGAAATGGCTGTATGGAACCCCATTACGGATCAGCTGGAATATGAAGGGCCGCTTGAGGACATTAAAGTAATTCTTTGGAAAGGCCATTGTTCTGTTCATGAAAACTTTACTGTTGAAAATGTCAAAGAAGTTCGGGAACAATATCCGGCAATGAAGATCATTGTCCATCCGGAATGCAGAAGGGAAGTTGTGGAATTTTCCGATATGGCAGGGTCGACCAATTATATAATAGATGCAATTGAACATTCAGAACCTGGATCTGCATGGGCGATCGGTACAGAGATGAATCTGGTTAAAAGGATTATCACCCAGCATCCAGATAAAAAAATCATCTCACTTAACCCTCATATGTGTCCCTGCCTGACCATGAACAGGATCGATTTGCCGCACCTTGTTTGGTGTCTTGAAGCAATCGTGCAGGGCGAAAGCCAGAATCTAATTCAGGTTGAAGAACAAACAGCAGCATTTGCTAAATTGGCATTAGATAGGATGCTCGAACGTCCATGAGCGTTTGCATAAGGTTTGCCGTTCATTAAACCAGAGGAAATTAACGCGCGGCATTCAGAAACACCCTGCGTAAACTAAGGCTAATAAAAAAATTCTCCCCGCCGGGAGGATTTTTTTATTGCCTTGCTGCCCTTTGCTGTTACTAGGATTAGAAGAAACGTTGATTCATAATTCCTGGAAAGAATGCATATCTTTTTGTGTAGATTGTTAGCAATTTGCCCATTCCTTCATACACTATATGGACTCATCGCGATTAACGGGCACTAATCTGCACCTTTTAAATAAATGGATGAAATGCCCGTAAATGCCCGATTGGTTCTACTAACCATCACTGATGGAAGTATCACCTTACGCATAGGAGGGAATTCAGAGTGAAAATCCATATCGTACAGAAAGGGGATACTCTTTGGAAGATTGCCAAAAAGTACGGCGTGAATTTTGAAGAGCTGAAAAAGATGAATACACAGCTCAGCAACCCTGATATGATTATGCCCGGTATGAAAATAAAAGTTCCTGCTAGCGGGGGCTCAATAAAAAAAGAGGCTCCTATTGGAGGAAAACCGGAAGCAAAAATAAATTTGGGTGCCAAAAAGGAAATGCCAAAAGCAGAACACCCTTTTGCCAAAGAGAAACCTATTACCATGCCGTCAGCTGAAGCACCTAAGGAGAAGCCGGTAAAAGAAGCACCGAAAAAGGAAATGCCAAAAGTAACGGCGCCAAAGGTTGAAATTCCGAAAGAAGTGCCTAAGCCTGCACCAAAAGAAGTTCCCAAAAAACCTTATACGCCAAAAATGCCAAAGCCTATTATGCCTGAAATTGATATAAATAATTATTTTATGATGAATATTCAGCAGCCGGCTCCTCAGCAAAAGCCGCTTCCAGCAAAAGAGGTTAAACCGCAGCAGCAAAAGCCGCTTCCAGCAAAAGAGGTTAAACCGCAGGAGCAAAAACCGCTTCCGGCTAAAGAGGTTAAAGCGAAGGAAAAACCATTGAAGCCTGCAGAAACAAAACCACAGCAAAAACCACTGCCTATATCAGAATCCAAGCCACAGCCCCAGCTCCCGCCTAAACCAGTCAATATCCTTCCGCAGGTAAAGCCGGCTTCGAATCAAGAAAGTCCTGAATCGCCGGAAAGCGAATCATCTTTATATGCACATCAAGGAGGTCAATATCAGCCAATGTTTCCTTTTAACCCATGTTACCCGCAAATGCCTTATCCTCAAGTACAAGGAGCGATGATGCCGCAGATGCCACACCAGATGCCACAGGTGCAGGGAGCGATGATGCCGCAGATGCCGCACCAGATGCCACTGGTGCAGGGAGCAATGATGCCGCAGATGCCGCACCAAATGCCGCAGGTGCAGGGAGCAATGATGCCGCAGATGCCGCACCAAATGCCACAGGTGCAGGGAGCGATGATGCCGCAGATGCCGCACCAAATGCCGCAGGTGCAGGGAGCGATGATGCCGCAGATGCCACACCAAGTGCAGGGAGCAATGATGCCCGAGCATCAATTGCCTCATATGGGTATGATGGCTGGAGTTGAAAGTCCGGATTATGATGAATCTTCGCCTTTCATGCCAATGGCTCAAATGCCGTCGGGTGTGATGGGGGCGGAAGATATGGGACAGCAGATGCCGCATCAAGTGCAAGGGGCGATGATGCCGCAGATGCCGCAAATGCCGCAAATGCCACAAATGCCACAGATGCCGCAGGTGCAGGGAGCAATGATGCCACAAATGCCACAGATGCCGCAGGTGCAGGGAGCAATGATGCCACAAATGCCACAGATGCCGCAGGTGCAGGGAGCAATGATGCCACAAATGCCACATCAGATGCCGCAGGTGCAGGGAGCAATGATGCCACAAATGCCGCACCAAATGCCGCAGGTGCAGGGAGCGATGATGCCGCAGATGCCGCATCAAATGCCATCGGGTGTGATGGGCGCCGAAGATATGGGAATGCAAATGCCGCATCAAATGCCATCAGGTGTAATGGGTGCAGAAGACATGGGAATGCAAATGCCGCATCAAGTGCAAGGGGCCATGATGCCACAAATGCCGCATCAGATGCCATCAGGTGTAATGGGTGCAGAAGACATGGGAATGCAAATGCCGCATCAAGTGCAAGGGGCCATGATGCCACAAATGCCGCATCAGATGCCATCAGGTGTAATGGGTGCAGAAGACATGGGAATGCAAATGCCACATCAGATGCCGCAGGTGCAGGGCATGGAAGAATCTCCGGGTATGTCCCAAAAGCCATTAATGCCTGGATCGGTGATGGGTGCTTCCAATGATTGCGGATGTGGAGGACCACAATTTGCTCCAGGCCCAGGACCAGGCTTTGGCCCGGGACCAGGCTTTGGCCCGGGACCAGGCTTTGGCCCGGGACCAGGCTTTGGCCCGGGACCAGGCTTTGGCCCGGGACCAGGCTTTGGCCCGGGACCAGGCTTTGGCCCAGGACCAGGCTTTGGCCCAGGACCAGGCTTTGGCCCGGGACCAGGATTTGGTCCAGGACCAGGCTTTGGCCCGGGACCAGGCTTTGGCCCAGGACCAGGCTTTGGCCCAGGACCGGGCTTTGGCCCAATGGGCGGAGAGGCATTTGGAATGCCTAGAAATTTTGACGAAAGCAGTGAATACGACGGTTAATAATGGAGGAGACGATTTAGTTCAAAATCGTCTCCTCTCCTATTTGCAAGATCAGCTGCCCTTTAAAATTGAAGAATTAAAGCAGATCAGAAAAAAGGTTTTTCTATTGAGGACGCAGGAACGGATCTTTATTTTGAAAGGATTTTCAACCTATCACCGGCTAAAGCTTCAGGAGGCATTCACTTCATCATTAATGAATGAGGGATTTGCAAAGACATATATTTTTTACGAGGTTGCCAAAGAACCGCCTTTGTTTTTTGACAGGACTTATTATGGCTGTATGGAGTACATCCCGCCTTCGGAAG is a genomic window containing:
- the nadC gene encoding carboxylating nicotinate-nucleotide diphosphorylase yields the protein MNKLKLRLQLEQFFLEDIGDRDLTSGLIFGEDQTGKVVFLAKDNGIFCGEEIIRSGYKVLNPEAEVNIKVKDGEWIEKGQVLAEATGPVSDLLKGERVILNLLQRMSGIATKTSEAVRVLNSSHTKICDTRKTTPGLRMLEKYAVRCGGGFNHRYGLYDAVMIKDNHISFAGSISKAVEEVQSKIGHMVKVEVETETKEQVFEAVEAGADVIMFDNRSPEEIKEWISIVPNGILTEASGGITLDNLSAYSDTGVDFISLGFLTHSVKSLDISVKVTVE
- a CDS encoding IscS subfamily cysteine desulfurase; translation: MKASTEYFGNSRSLHDTGSAAEGLLENCRRELAVILGVESEGIYFTSGGTESNLLAILALLSGSETSGKHIIAGMAEHSSIHSVLEKLRLDKGFEITEIPFGADGRIDLKKLSSAIRDDTVLITIQHGNPEIGTLQPVLEISQLCRQRQILLHSDCVHTFGKSDLKEVARFVDSLSFSAHKFYGPKGVGGVYLKPGRRWSSFLPGVSHEKGFRPGTVNLPGIAGMTVAAQKAYVNLNRHNSHFQTLRVALLQELESSQEKFVLYDFAGSYQLPSTLGLRLKGVEGQYTMLECNRLGYAVSTGSACSTGMKTVSKTMEALGVTEKNGKEFIRISFGWNTAVEDAKSLGEKLAEMARELVPL
- the nadB gene encoding L-aspartate oxidase, which produces MYADVLIIGSGVAALQLAKKLRQDLNVIVLTKSTVKNGNSYMAQGGIAAALGINDHPSKHYMDTLEAGRFHNDSEAVLALTSEAPSLIKELIQEGCPFDMDSEGAIALGIEGAHSENRIVHGGGDSTGKTVIDFMLSKKNQNVRIKENVLVLELLINDTDGSCIGVKGKDANGVIHRFFSSHVVLATGGCGQLYEYTSNADTVTGDGIALAYRAGAEIADMEFIQFHPTLLYKDGKALGLISEAVRGEGGRLITEDGKPVMAGLHPQGDLAPRHVVSQAIFHSLEEGKAVFLDISTIENFKSRFPTITKICEQNGVDLSIGKIPVSPGSHFLMGGIKTDLMGRTSIPGLYAIGEAACTGIHGANRLASNSLLEGLYLGKRLAEWLNEQPPSGPAKGLTFPETEFRCLFKERLPSIEEIKMRMMKNAGIIKTKEGLLDQLAWLKGCKIEEWMKAELDDLSIEEVTRAFMLISAYLITDSALRRTESRGGHCRQDYPFESHEWLGKRIIQSRKSEKDGKNEQIKAAIAT
- the safA gene encoding SafA/ExsA family spore coat assembly protein, with amino-acid sequence MKIHIVQKGDTLWKIAKKYGVNFEELKKMNTQLSNPDMIMPGMKIKVPASGGSIKKEAPIGGKPEAKINLGAKKEMPKAEHPFAKEKPITMPSAEAPKEKPVKEAPKKEMPKVTAPKVEIPKEVPKPAPKEVPKKPYTPKMPKPIMPEIDINNYFMMNIQQPAPQQKPLPAKEVKPQQQKPLPAKEVKPQEQKPLPAKEVKAKEKPLKPAETKPQQKPLPISESKPQPQLPPKPVNILPQVKPASNQESPESPESESSLYAHQGGQYQPMFPFNPCYPQMPYPQVQGAMMPQMPHQMPQVQGAMMPQMPHQMPLVQGAMMPQMPHQMPQVQGAMMPQMPHQMPQVQGAMMPQMPHQMPQVQGAMMPQMPHQVQGAMMPEHQLPHMGMMAGVESPDYDESSPFMPMAQMPSGVMGAEDMGQQMPHQVQGAMMPQMPQMPQMPQMPQMPQVQGAMMPQMPQMPQVQGAMMPQMPQMPQVQGAMMPQMPHQMPQVQGAMMPQMPHQMPQVQGAMMPQMPHQMPSGVMGAEDMGMQMPHQMPSGVMGAEDMGMQMPHQVQGAMMPQMPHQMPSGVMGAEDMGMQMPHQVQGAMMPQMPHQMPSGVMGAEDMGMQMPHQMPQVQGMEESPGMSQKPLMPGSVMGASNDCGCGGPQFAPGPGPGFGPGPGFGPGPGFGPGPGFGPGPGFGPGPGFGPGPGFGPGPGFGPGPGFGPGPGFGPGPGFGPGPGFGPGPGFGPGPGFGPMGGEAFGMPRNFDESSEYDG
- the nadA gene encoding quinolinate synthase NadA; translated protein: MNIFQTAEKQTTILPEKYRMMTVKELEDRAREIKDKLGNKLFIPGHHYQKDEVIQFADATGDSLKLAQLSQENSEAEYIVFCGVHFMAETADILTDSHQKVVLPDMRAGCSMADMADISQTERAWTKLQNVFGNTMLPLTYVNSTAAIKAFVGRHGGATVTSSNAEKMVSWAFEQKPRIVFLPDQHLGRNTAYNLGIGLEEMAVWNPITDQLEYEGPLEDIKVILWKGHCSVHENFTVENVKEVREQYPAMKIIVHPECRREVVEFSDMAGSTNYIIDAIEHSEPGSAWAIGTEMNLVKRIITQHPDKKIISLNPHMCPCLTMNRIDLPHLVWCLEAIVQGESQNLIQVEEQTAAFAKLALDRMLERP